From the Alteromonas sp. CI.11.F.A3 genome, the window TGAGGGCTGCCAAGAAGCCATGAAAGACTTCTTAGGTACCTTAGGGTTTAACAATGAAACCATGGTGTTTGACGATACCACCAACCTTTGGTCTCGTCGTGGTACCGAAGGCCCAGTTTTTTGCTTTGCTGGTCACACCGACGTGGTGCCTAGTGGCCCAGAGAGCGCATGGAAAACTCCGCCTTTTACGGCTACTGAAGTAGATGGCTATTTACATGGCCGTGGTGCTGCCGATATGAAGGGTAGCTTAGCGGCAATGTTAGTGGCAACCCGCCAATTCGTGGCCGATTATCCCGATCATAAAGGAAGTATTGCCTACCTTATTACTAGTGACGAAGAAGGGCCGTTTATTAACGGTACTACACGTGTCATTGATACCCTTGAAGCGCGCAATGAGAAAATTACTTGGTGCTTAGTGGGCGAACCATCTTCTACGGATGAAGTGGGCGATATTGTCAAAAATGGCCGTCGTGGATCATTAACTGGCGATCTCACTGTTAAAGGTATTCAAGGTCATGTTGCTTACCCACATTTAGCTAAAAACCCCGTTCATTGTGCTACTCCGGCATTAACTGAATTAGCGCAATCTCATTGGGATAATGGCAACGAGTTTTTCCCCCCCACCAGCTTTCAAATTTCAAACATTAATGGCGGTACAGGTGCAGGTAATGTTATTCCTGGCGAACTTCATGTGTGCTTCAACTTCCGGTTTTCAACCGAAGTAACAGATCAAGAACTGATTAAGCGTGTTACGACTATCTTGGATAAACACGAACTTGATTACGACATAAAGTGGACGTTTAACGGCCAGCCTTTTTTAACCGACTCGGGCCCACTATTAACTGCCACCGAAAAAGCGATTGCTGATGTACGTGGTAAACCCACTATTTTGTCTACCGCAGGCGGCACATCTGATGGCCGTTTTATTGCGCCTACGGGGGCACAAGTTATTGAGTTAGGGCCAGTGAATGCCACCATTCATAAAATAGATGAATGCGTGAAAATGAGCGACTTAGAGTCTTTAAGCGACATGTACTACGGTATTTTGGTTAATCTACTCGCATGAACCCCGCTATCTGGTTAGGGCAAGACAATCCTCACCTTGTTGATGCAGGAAATGGACATTCCTTGCATGCTAACGTGCTACCTGCCTTTGTTAATATGCAACAAGCTGCCCGTGATGATGGTATAGATTTATGCTTAGTGAGCAGCTTTCGTCAGTTTGATAAACAGTGCGCTATTTGGAATAGAAAATGGCGCGGCGAAGCGGCGCTATTGGATAGCAAGGGTACCGCATTAAACCCGAATACGTTATCGGACGTAGAAAAACTACATGCAATACTGAAGTGGTCAGCGTTGCCTGGCGGTAGTCGTCATCACTGGGGTAGTGATTTTGATGTTTATGACAAGCACGCGGTTGAACAATGGGACGGTAAATTTTCATTGGTTGACAGTGAATACCGTGAAGGTGGGCCTTGCTTTGCATTGGCTAAGTGGCTTGAAGCGAACATGCGCACTTTTGGCTTCTTCCGCCCGTTTAGTGAAAACAAAGGAGGCGTGGCGTGTGAGCTTTGGCATCTGAGTCATCAGGGCGTTGCCACTGAATTTGAACAAGCGCTTTCCCTAGCAGCACTGACTAGTGTGATTGAGCGCAGTGGTATTGAAGGTAAAGCCGTTGTGCTTGAGCATATTGAAGAGATTTACTGTCGCTATGTGTTAAATCGTGGCACAGCGTGGGAGGAATAAGCTCATACATAGCTGCAAACACATCACAGTGTGTAGAAGCGCGTACAAGAAGTTTAAGCAAGAATAACTAATGGAGACAGGGATGAATACGCTTTGGGTCGTCATTATTATCGTTATTGTATTGGGCGTGGTCGTTGGCAATATTACGCTGTTAAAATACAGTGCTAAATTTAAATTCCCAACGCCGCTTAAAAAGAACGACGATAAACAACAGAAGAATGGGTTTGAAGATGAAGAGGACGACTGGTAAAACAGTCGCCCTGCTGAAAAGTGCCCCATATTCAATTTTCGTACACCGGACTTGAACTAGAGTTTGGGCTTGAACTCGGGTCTGGGCTAAAACGAATCAGAACGTAGAATCGTTTTAGCCTAACGGCTTTTTAAAGCGGCGATGTTTTTACTGCAGTACCACTAATACTCACCATCAACATACTGCCCTTATCCCCGATAACTTGGTAATCAAGATCTATTCCCACAACCGCATTTGCTCCCATGCTTCTAGCTTCGTGTTCAAGTTCAGTAAACGCCAGTTTTCTCGCTCGGGTTAACTCTTCTTCATAAGAACCAGAACGACCACCTACAATATCGCGAATTGAGGCAAATAAATCTTTTACTATGTTAGCGCCCATTACGGCCTCGCCAACCACAATGCCATAGTAGGCTTCAATCTTTTGGCCTTCTAAAGTAGGCGTAGTTGAAATTATCATGGGTTGCTCCTTGCTAAGTTATTATGAAAATTGCGTTTATATTTTGGTCTTTTAGTAGACCATGAATTATTCACAGAAGTGCTAGCCACCTAGCACACAATTGACCTGTACACGTTTACCCTAGCCTATTTAGATAATGCCTGTTTCAGCGCATCAACCAATTCAGTCGCTTTATCGTCAGGGTAAGCCACAACAGCTTGCGCGCCCCAAATTGGCTTTGGCCATGCGATATCACTTTTATACCGTGCAACATGGTGAATGTGCAACTGACTCACCACATTACCAAGCGCCGCTATATTTAATTTATCAGGTGAAAACTGAGTTTGTAATGAACGACTTACCTGTGCTGATTCTTTTAAAAATTGCTGCTGTTGCTCGTCTGATAATTCAATGATTTCAGTTACCCCATCTACACGAGGCACTAATATTAACCATGGAAACTGGCTATCATTCATGAGCAATACCCGACAAAGGGGCAAATCGTGAATGAAAATCGTATCAGCCTCTAGCCTTGTATCTAACTTAAACACTGAGTTTCTCCAACTTTGTGGGTACCACTGTTAATAAAGCGCGTTGCCCTATTGCCACATTCGCATTAGGAAACACTATCGCTTCTCCGTCTTGCTGTGCCGTGTAGGTAGCACCAGTTTCAGTAGCCAATACCGTGTCTTTCGCATAATCCGTAAAATTAGGCGTATCGTCATCGAAATGCAACGTAAAATCGTCTTGATGGCGATTGATAACTTGATTCACCCGATAAATATCTAGCGAGTCTATATCAACCTCGGGTCTAAAGTCATCGTTACAAATAAGTGCAGTAATGGATTGTTTTGCTGCTTCAAAACGGCTCATGTCGTTTTGACCAAATGGCTGCACTTTACCTAATTCAACGGTAAAGGCATGCGCGTGATGCTGCACAGAAGAAGAGTAACTAAACGTTGTGGTCGCTGACTCAGATAACAAGATAGTTTGAATACCGCACGCGGCTAAAAATCCAAGCTGGCTTTTACTGTGCGCTTTGCCATGTAAATACGGATACACCGCAAACTTTTCATTTTTAGACTCTCGAATAGCCGTATGTAAGTCGTAGTGATATTTCTCGTCGCCAGGACGTGCCACAGCAAAGAAATCGGTTATCGCATCTTCTAGCGCTTTAGCCCGTATGCGCTCGCTATTGTTACAACCTTCACCTTTAGAGTGTGCACCATTAAACAATCGGTTCATGTTTTCTTCTACGAACCTTTCAGCAATATCCATGGCGGGTAAATTACCGAAAAGAAAAAGTACACGATGACTAAGCGTTATTTTACCGGTAAAAATATGCTGTACCAGCTCGTCGCATATTTCGATAGGGGCGGTTTCATTTCCATGAACACCACTTGATAACACAACGTGTTTATTTACCGACGTTTTTGCTCGTGGCGTAAAGGCGATAATACCCGGCGCGGTAATAGCAACGTCAGTACCATTGTCTAATGAAAATTGAATTGGAGAGGTAAATAACTCAGGTTGAGTTCTAGACAAAGAAAGAAAATTCTCTTGTTCGATAAGTTGCTGCATACATAAACCAATAATAGCTTGAATAGCACTAGTTTAGCGATTTGGTCAGGCTAATGCACGTATTGCCACAGTTAGCAGAAGGTATTTTATTTACGCACGTAAAGGAGAGTTACCGACAATAATTTCTTGCTGCGCCAACTCAATAAAATCATTCAATGGAATGGCTTTTGAAAACAAATAACCTTGCCCTATGGATACACCTACCTCTCGAAGAATGTGTAGTTGAGCAATAGTTTCCACGCCCTCGGCGATTACATCGCAGTTCTTGGCTTTTCCGATGACTTTGGCAGCTTCGATAATGGCTCGATTTACAGGATGTTTAGCTAATTCTATGACAAACGTTTTGTCTATTTTAAGGGCACTTAAATCAAGATCGCGTATATAAGCTAAGTTTGAATATCCCTTACCAAAATCATCTACTGAAATAGCGACCCCTAACGCTCGTAACTCATCGAGCTGCTTTTTCACCATAAGTGAATTAGACAAGGCCACGTCTTCCGTTAATTCTAACTCTATGCGTGTAAGCGGCATGGCGTACGATTTACTGAGCATCTTTAACGAGGGGATCAGATGATTATCATACAATTGAGTAGGCGAAATATTAACGGATAAGGTTAGCGATAAACGGTGAAAATCAAAATCAACTAAGCTTCTAAACGCATGCTCTAACGTCCAATAGCCCAGCTCATTCATCATGTTATACGACTCTGCCGCTTCAATAAGTGGGCCTGGAAATAACACACCGTCTAACGGATGATTCCAGCGAAGTAGGCACTCTGCGCCAATGACTTCAAGGGTTTGCAAATTTACTTTAGGCTGATAGTAGAGCTCTAATTCATTTTGCGACAAAGCGCGTTTCAAATCGGCTTTTAATGCAAGGCTTCGACCTGTGTCTGTTGTATCTTGCATACTGTACAGACAGAAATTTTCGTACTTATTTTCTTTAGCTTGCTTTAATGCAGCCTCTCCGCGAGATACAAATGCTGTAATTTCGAAGGCTTGGCTATCTGATGTCACTACACCTACATTAAAATCGGCAATGAATGCATGGCCGTCGTGATGCATGGGGGTTTTGAAATGTTCTACCAACCGTTCGAACATGTCGCGCATTTGGC encodes:
- the dapE gene encoding succinyl-diaminopimelate desuccinylase, with the protein product MLNDNVIDIAKNLMNRRSVTPEDEGCQEAMKDFLGTLGFNNETMVFDDTTNLWSRRGTEGPVFCFAGHTDVVPSGPESAWKTPPFTATEVDGYLHGRGAADMKGSLAAMLVATRQFVADYPDHKGSIAYLITSDEEGPFINGTTRVIDTLEARNEKITWCLVGEPSSTDEVGDIVKNGRRGSLTGDLTVKGIQGHVAYPHLAKNPVHCATPALTELAQSHWDNGNEFFPPTSFQISNINGGTGAGNVIPGELHVCFNFRFSTEVTDQELIKRVTTILDKHELDYDIKWTFNGQPFLTDSGPLLTATEKAIADVRGKPTILSTAGGTSDGRFIAPTGAQVIELGPVNATIHKIDECVKMSDLESLSDMYYGILVNLLA
- a CDS encoding M15 family metallopeptidase, coding for MNPAIWLGQDNPHLVDAGNGHSLHANVLPAFVNMQQAARDDGIDLCLVSSFRQFDKQCAIWNRKWRGEAALLDSKGTALNPNTLSDVEKLHAILKWSALPGGSRHHWGSDFDVYDKHAVEQWDGKFSLVDSEYREGGPCFALAKWLEANMRTFGFFRPFSENKGGVACELWHLSHQGVATEFEQALSLAALTSVIERSGIEGKAVVLEHIEEIYCRYVLNRGTAWEE
- a CDS encoding DUF2897 family protein — its product is MNTLWVVIIIVIVLGVVVGNITLLKYSAKFKFPTPLKKNDDKQQKNGFEDEEDDW
- a CDS encoding heavy metal-binding domain-containing protein; translated protein: MIISTTPTLEGQKIEAYYGIVVGEAVMGANIVKDLFASIRDIVGGRSGSYEEELTRARKLAFTELEHEARSMGANAVVGIDLDYQVIGDKGSMLMVSISGTAVKTSPL
- a CDS encoding HIT domain-containing protein gives rise to the protein MFKLDTRLEADTIFIHDLPLCRVLLMNDSQFPWLILVPRVDGVTEIIELSDEQQQQFLKESAQVSRSLQTQFSPDKLNIAALGNVVSQLHIHHVARYKSDIAWPKPIWGAQAVVAYPDDKATELVDALKQALSK
- the astE gene encoding succinylglutamate desuccinylase: MQQLIEQENFLSLSRTQPELFTSPIQFSLDNGTDVAITAPGIIAFTPRAKTSVNKHVVLSSGVHGNETAPIEICDELVQHIFTGKITLSHRVLFLFGNLPAMDIAERFVEENMNRLFNGAHSKGEGCNNSERIRAKALEDAITDFFAVARPGDEKYHYDLHTAIRESKNEKFAVYPYLHGKAHSKSQLGFLAACGIQTILLSESATTTFSYSSSVQHHAHAFTVELGKVQPFGQNDMSRFEAAKQSITALICNDDFRPEVDIDSLDIYRVNQVINRHQDDFTLHFDDDTPNFTDYAKDTVLATETGATYTAQQDGEAIVFPNANVAIGQRALLTVVPTKLEKLSV
- a CDS encoding bifunctional diguanylate cyclase/phosphodiesterase, which gives rise to MSQHHKSLATLPNRFAFIDTISKCGVLHPSLSLMLVDVVRFSDVTTSLGINIGDRFLLEIANRIHSLFGADIGLGRISGDVFGIAFPGMRSPSQMRDMFERLVEHFKTPMHHDGHAFIADFNVGVVTSDSQAFEITAFVSRGEAALKQAKENKYENFCLYSMQDTTDTGRSLALKADLKRALSQNELELYYQPKVNLQTLEVIGAECLLRWNHPLDGVLFPGPLIEAAESYNMMNELGYWTLEHAFRSLVDFDFHRLSLTLSVNISPTQLYDNHLIPSLKMLSKSYAMPLTRIELELTEDVALSNSLMVKKQLDELRALGVAISVDDFGKGYSNLAYIRDLDLSALKIDKTFVIELAKHPVNRAIIEAAKVIGKAKNCDVIAEGVETIAQLHILREVGVSIGQGYLFSKAIPLNDFIELAQQEIIVGNSPLRA